The following coding sequences lie in one Silene latifolia isolate original U9 population chromosome 5, ASM4854445v1, whole genome shotgun sequence genomic window:
- the LOC141655462 gene encoding protein FAR1-RELATED SEQUENCE 5-like: protein MDKVTITAIVGKVWDFKRFKPQLGQIFAKLEDAISFYNVYAEACGFEPRFRDGKKRKAIVHDSVVEQPLIKPFDIKNNKLTRIGCDAMIEFRLIKDVYVVTQFREWHNHRLCSLTNQEFQRKKRHLHLFHKKAIIDHSKVNLVPTSAYRYSKEHADGYENVGAQLIDFKNFGRDIKCFIGDKDAQLFIDNFENLRQTNPGFYFAYEVDSFKCLVRLFWCALQARRNYSSFGDLVDFDPTYGTNKYSMIFTPFIGVDHHKRSVTFAAALLFHEDDDSFKWVFEKFLDAMGQREPQCIITDQCSGIKKVVPKVFKKAKHRYCMWHIMQKVHDKIGITISRRRFCESFEFCCLGLDLELREFERKWSNLIAEHNLQANSWLSYMYKKESDGSAYYRDIPMGCLLEQLNDRRANSFFKRFENIHGTLVEFWMRFQSAMDQQRHTQKQHDRDSDYTLPQLATSLHLEAHASKVYTHAIFKDFQQEAAASMCSLSVGGFTPPRPMIRENAQKIPLYGSHGELIDDFDGTDVRKLEMCKLWSEFYSTISLLRTMPNNRDRDLL from the exons ATGGACAAAGTTACTATTACAGCTATAGTAGGGAAAGTTTGGGATTTTAAAAGA TTTAAACCTCAACTTGGTCAGATTTTTGCAAAATTGGAAGACGCTATCAGTTTTTATAATGTCTATGCAGAAGCATGTGGTTTTGAACCTA GGTTTAGAGATGGTAAGAAAAGGAAAGCTATTGTTCATGATAGTGTAGTGGAGCAGCCACTTATAAAGCCGTTTGATATTAAGAACAATAAACTAACTAGGATTGGTTGTGATGCTATGATTGAATTTCGCCTTATCAAGGATGTTTATGTTGTAACTCAGTTTCGTGAATGGCATAATCATCGTCTTTGTTCGCTCACAAATCAAGAATTTCAAAGAAAAAAGAGACACCTTCATCTTTTTCATAAGAAGGCAATTATTGATCATTCAAAAGTTAATTTAGTTCCTACATCGGCATATAGATATTCTAAGGAACATGCAGATGGTTATGAGAATGTTGGTGCTCAATTGATTGATTTTAAGAACTTTGGAAGGGATATCAAATGTTTCATAGGAGATAAAGATGCTCAATTGTTTATCGATAATTTCGAGAACCTCCGTCAAACCAATCCAGGGTTCTACTTTGCTTATGAAGTAGATTCTTTCAAATGTTTGGTTCGTTTGTTTTGGTGTGCCTTGCAGGCACGTCGAAATTACTCTTCCTTTGGTGATTTGGTCGATTTTGATCCAACTTACGGTACAAATAAATATTCTATGATTTTCACTCCTTTTATTGGGGTAGACCACCACAAAAGATCTGTGACTTTTGCTGCTGCATTGTTGTTTCATGAGGATGACGATTCATTTAAGTGGGTTTTCGAGAAGTTCTTAGACGCTATGGGTCAGCGAGAGCCGCAATGTATAATCACTGACCAATGTTCAGGAATAAAGAAGGTTGTACCCAAAGTTTTCAAGAAGGCTAAGCatagatattgcatgtggcatattatGCAAAAGGTCCACGACAAGATTGGAATTACAATATCAAGGAGGCGATTTTGTGAGTCGTTTGAATTCTGTTGTTTGGGACTCGACTTGGAACTGCGAGAATTTGAACGGAAGTGGTCTAACTTAATTGCTGAACATAACTTGCAAGCAAATTCATGGTTGTCATACATGTATAAAAAAGAAAGCGATGGATCGGCTTATTATCGTGATATTCCTATGGGATGTCTTCTCGAACAACTCAACGATCGGAGAGCGAATAGCTTTTTCAAGCGTTTTGAAAATATACATGGTACacttgttgagttttggatgcgttttcaAAGCGCCATGGATCAACAACGCCATACTCAAAAGCAACATGATCGAGACAGTGATTATACTTTACCCCAATTAGCTACGTCTCTACACTTGGAAGCTCATGCGTCCAAGGTTTATACCCATGCTATTTTCAAAGATTTTCAACAAGAGGCTGCTGCCTCCATGTGTTCTCTTAGTGTTGGTGGCTTCACACCACCTCGGCCGATGATACGAGAG AATGCACAAAAGATCCCTCTATATGGTTCACATGGTGAGTTAATTGACGACTTTGATGGCACTGATGTAAGGAAGCTGGAGATGTGCAAATTATGGTCAGAGTTCTACTCAACTATCAGTTTGCTGAGAACTATGCCTAACAATCGAGATCGCGATCTTCTTTGA
- the LOC141655463 gene encoding uncharacterized protein LOC141655463, which produces MEEIGFGGLLHLKLIKEIPRGIVELLIKAFKPTSYMFRAKKIEFLLSKADVHDVFLLPRVGARVQKTMTGNCKVTADDELKVEWRRKFGLESKADPIKLNIVHDRLMSCNESGDDFKKLFVLYSMSIFLAPTTNYTLDFKLLRAVEDVPNIKNSDWSLYVFEQLVEAVGNFKEGTKKTSTITGCILVLMICYFHRVNFKGDVLAHSLPLIRHWDHKELTKRAKSELATGALGNVVPSKIVYPIS; this is translated from the coding sequence ATGGAAGAAATTGGTTTTGGAGGCTTGTTGCATTTAAAACTTATTAAGGAGATTCCTAGAGGGATTGTGGAATTGCTTATAAAAGCTTTCAAGCCTACCAGCTACATGTTTAGGGCGAAAAAAATCGAGTTTTTGTTAAGCAAAGCTGATGTGCATGATGTATTCCTGCTTCCTAGGGTTGGTGCTAGGGTGCAGAAAACTATGACTGGTAATTGCAAAGTTACTGCTGATGATGAATTGAAAGTTGAGTGGCGAAGAAAATTTGGATTAGAGAGTAAGGCAGACCCTATTAAGTTGAACATTGTGCATGATAGATTAATGAGTTGCAATGAGTCGGGTGATGATTTCAAGAAGCTGTTTGTTTTATATAGCATGTCTATTTTCTTGGCACCTACAACAAATTACACACTGGATTTCAAACTGCTTAGGGCTGTTGAAGAtgtgccaaacataaaaaatagtGACTGGAGTTTGTATGTTTTTGAGCAGTTGGTAGAGGCTGTTGGTAATTTTAAGGAGGGGACCAAAAAGACAAGTACTATTACTGGATGCATACTTGTGTTAATGATATGCTATTTCCATAGGGTGAATTTTAAAGGGGATGTGTTAGCCCACAGCCTACCACTTATTCGACACTGGGATCATAAAGAGTTGACAAAAAGAGCTAAAAGTGAGTTGGCGACAGGTGCATTGGGGAATGTTGTCCCGTCTAAAATTGTTTACCCTATCTCGTGA